In the genome of Armatimonadota bacterium, one region contains:
- a CDS encoding DUF790 family protein, which yields MLTKQQRVYRWIRPGSSISSDRLDDEDLPHLARAISVYRRLVGGRRGRVRDAARGALGGIQPDRVEGIIKLLDDVATYEWPRGSRQAEVRVRVFETAARNHPVLDRAGTEAIIVAALPEAPRQPEGLVPFLYADYPEFHRLVAFPQNYAAEDLRADYDLAQAQALLYDAVRITVEARRDFRHIVQYARLSRLLHRGERVRGGAYRLVFDGPNSILRYTHAYGVDFAKFLAALVQARGWTLTAEVVMRKGWRPVLFVLSDADGLRSRVPVPALFDSRLEETFARKFGPERDGWRLGREALILEAGEALVVPDFVFTHEDGTEVAMEIVGYWTPQYLKTKLDKLAAVRGPNLVVAVRKAMAVAAGGLPAAVLPFSSGILLRDLMPRLEAFRPRPGGARRGRH from the coding sequence ATGCTTACCAAACAGCAACGCGTCTATCGGTGGATCAGGCCCGGCAGCTCGATCTCTTCTGATCGGCTGGACGACGAGGACCTGCCGCATCTGGCGCGGGCCATCTCCGTCTACCGGCGGTTGGTCGGCGGCCGGCGGGGACGCGTGCGGGATGCGGCGCGGGGCGCGCTCGGCGGGATCCAGCCTGATCGGGTCGAGGGGATCATCAAGCTCCTGGACGATGTGGCCACCTACGAGTGGCCCCGTGGCTCTCGGCAGGCCGAAGTGCGGGTGCGGGTGTTCGAGACGGCCGCCCGGAATCACCCGGTGCTGGACCGCGCCGGAACCGAGGCGATCATCGTCGCTGCGCTGCCCGAGGCGCCCCGCCAACCCGAAGGCCTTGTACCCTTCCTCTACGCCGACTACCCCGAGTTCCACCGCCTCGTCGCCTTCCCGCAGAACTACGCCGCAGAAGATCTACGGGCAGATTACGACCTCGCCCAAGCACAGGCGTTGCTCTACGACGCCGTCCGGATCACGGTTGAAGCCCGGCGCGACTTCAGGCACATCGTCCAGTACGCGCGTCTCTCGCGGCTGCTGCACCGGGGCGAGCGGGTGCGCGGCGGAGCATACCGGCTGGTCTTCGACGGCCCCAACTCGATCCTCCGATACACCCATGCCTACGGGGTTGACTTCGCGAAGTTCCTGGCGGCGCTCGTCCAGGCCCGGGGCTGGACCTTGACCGCGGAGGTCGTGATGCGCAAGGGGTGGCGGCCGGTTCTGTTCGTGCTCTCGGACGCCGACGGCCTGCGCTCGCGGGTGCCTGTCCCGGCGCTGTTCGACTCGCGCCTGGAGGAGACTTTCGCGCGCAAGTTCGGTCCCGAGCGCGACGGCTGGCGACTCGGCCGGGAAGCGCTCATCCTCGAAGCGGGCGAGGCGCTTGTGGTGCCGGACTTCGTCTTCACTCACGAGGATGGTACCGAGGTGGCCATGGAGATCGTCGGGTACTGGACCCCACAGTACCTCAAGACGAAGCTCGATAAGCTCGCCGCGGTGCGGGGACCGAACCTGGTCGTAGCCGTCCGGAAGGCGATGGCCGTGGCGGCGGGGGGTCTTCCTGCGGCGGTGTTGCCGTTCTCGAGCGGAATCCTACTGCGGGACCTCATGCCAAGGCTGGAGGCGTTCCGGCCGCGGCCGGGAGGTGCCCGACGCGGCCGGCACTAG
- a CDS encoding integron integrase produces MRDALRARHYSRRTEEAYIAWIRRYILFHGKRHPAEMGAAELTQFLTALAVQGKVAASTQNQALSALLFLYREVLGQEVPWLDGLVQAKRSRRLPVVLARDEVRALLGHLHGVPRLMALLLYGAGLRVLECARLRVKDIDFASNQIVVRAGKGDRDRVTMLPASVKAELARHLESVRRLHERELTRCAGWVELPGALMRKYANAGQEWGWQWVFPATRRAGIARHATCHILRHSFATHLLEDGHDIRTIQELLGHRDVGTTMIYTHVLNRGPGAVRSPADRLTGV; encoded by the coding sequence GTGCGAGACGCGCTCCGCGCGCGCCACTACAGCCGCCGCACCGAAGAAGCGTACATCGCGTGGATCCGCCGGTACATCCTGTTCCACGGCAAGCGCCATCCAGCCGAGATGGGCGCCGCGGAACTCACACAGTTCCTCACGGCTCTCGCCGTTCAGGGAAAGGTGGCCGCCTCCACGCAGAACCAGGCCCTGAGCGCGCTCCTGTTCCTCTACCGCGAGGTGCTCGGGCAGGAGGTCCCCTGGCTCGACGGTCTCGTGCAGGCGAAGCGCTCCCGTAGGCTCCCTGTTGTCCTGGCCCGCGATGAGGTGCGGGCGCTGCTTGGCCATCTCCATGGCGTCCCGCGCCTGATGGCGCTGCTCTTGTATGGAGCAGGGCTGCGCGTACTCGAGTGCGCCCGGCTGCGCGTGAAGGACATCGACTTCGCGTCGAACCAGATTGTGGTGCGGGCCGGCAAGGGGGACAGGGACCGCGTGACGATGCTGCCCGCTTCCGTCAAAGCTGAGCTTGCTCGGCACCTTGAGTCCGTGAGGCGGCTGCATGAGCGGGAGCTCACGCGCTGTGCCGGCTGGGTTGAGCTCCCCGGCGCCCTGATGCGGAAATACGCCAACGCGGGCCAAGAGTGGGGCTGGCAGTGGGTCTTCCCGGCCACCCGCCGGGCCGGGATTGCCAGGCACGCGACCTGCCACATCCTCCGCCATTCGTTTGCCACCCACCTGCTCGAGGATGGGCACGACATCCGGACGATCCAGGAGCTGCTGGGGCACCGGGACGTGGGCACGACCATGATCTATACGCACGTGCTGAACCGCGGCCCCGGGGCGGTCCGGAGCCCAGCCGATCGGCTGACCGGGGTGTAG
- a CDS encoding inorganic phosphate transporter, which yields MDLALPAGLIPILLLVLAAEFVNGWTDAPNAIATVVSTRVLTPSVAVVMATVMNVLGTMAGTAVAATIGKGIVRAEVIDPITIAAAMLAIVVWSTLAWWHGLPTSESHALVAALSGAGLATAGPGVLLWDGWRKVIIGLGFSSVLGFSGGFLLLLAVSWWFTKTPLGLARRLFGRLQIFSAAFMAFSHGSNDGQKFIGVFALTLVLGGVLPEFQIPFWVILLCAVTMGIGTALGGWRIVHTMGMRLTKLEPYQGFAAETAAASAIELASRLGIPVSTTHTINTAIMGVGATRRLSAVRWGVGLEIVAAWVLTFPVCALIAWVAAALLRRVF from the coding sequence ATGGACCTGGCCCTCCCCGCCGGGCTGATACCCATTCTCCTGCTGGTACTCGCGGCCGAGTTCGTCAACGGCTGGACCGACGCGCCCAACGCCATTGCCACCGTAGTATCCACGCGCGTGCTGACCCCATCGGTGGCGGTGGTCATGGCTACGGTTATGAACGTCCTGGGCACAATGGCCGGCACCGCCGTGGCCGCGACGATCGGCAAGGGGATCGTGCGCGCCGAGGTCATTGACCCGATCACAATCGCCGCCGCGATGCTGGCCATCGTGGTGTGGAGCACGCTGGCCTGGTGGCACGGGCTCCCCACAAGCGAGAGCCACGCGCTGGTGGCGGCGCTGTCCGGGGCAGGGCTGGCCACCGCCGGCCCGGGCGTGCTGCTGTGGGATGGCTGGCGCAAGGTGATAATCGGCCTGGGGTTCTCGTCGGTGCTCGGCTTCTCGGGCGGATTCCTGCTACTGCTGGCGGTCTCCTGGTGGTTCACGAAGACCCCGCTGGGCCTGGCGCGCCGCCTGTTCGGACGCCTGCAGATCTTCTCCGCCGCCTTCATGGCGTTCAGCCACGGGAGCAACGACGGCCAGAAGTTCATCGGGGTCTTCGCCCTGACCCTGGTGCTGGGAGGAGTCCTGCCCGAGTTCCAGATCCCCTTTTGGGTGATTCTCCTGTGCGCGGTCACGATGGGGATCGGCACGGCGCTGGGCGGATGGCGGATCGTGCACACGATGGGGATGCGCCTGACCAAGCTCGAGCCCTACCAGGGGTTTGCAGCCGAGACGGCCGCCGCCTCTGCTATCGAGCTGGCCAGCCGTCTCGGCATCCCCGTGAGCACGACCCACACCATCAACACCGCGATCATGGGCGTCGGCGCGACGCGGCGCCTCTCCGCGGTCCGGTGGGGCGTCGGCCTGGAGATCGTGGCGGCCTGGGTGCTGACCTTCCCCGTCTGCGCGCTGATCGCCTGGGTGGCCGCCGCGCTGCTGCGCCGGGTGTTCTAG
- a CDS encoding DEAD/DEAH box helicase gives MIPKLAAGHDVAGQAQTGSGKTGAYVIPMLERLDRNARGIQALILSPTRELALQIADAVRALGGPRLRVTALYGGQPIERQLSALRSGVQVAVATPGRLLDHISRGSVKLDGVRFLVLDEADRMLDMGFLPDVEEILRRTPPARQTALFSATLPDAVSTIAARHMRNPAWVRVAATMPTVDTVTQYYLEVAEQDKVRALRLLLTSGDVPSALVFRRTRRGTDRLAKILRERGQPVEVIHGDMTQGARVRALTAFAKGKAQVLVATNVAARGLDLPDISHVINFDMPEDVDTYIHRIGRTARAGRAGEAVTFVGQYDMEVFDLLKRRIGPALQPHPLPLYR, from the coding sequence GTGATTCCAAAGCTGGCCGCCGGGCACGATGTGGCCGGCCAGGCCCAGACCGGCTCCGGTAAGACCGGTGCCTATGTGATTCCCATGCTGGAGCGCCTCGACCGTAACGCCCGAGGGATCCAGGCGCTCATACTTTCACCCACCCGCGAGCTGGCCCTGCAGATCGCGGACGCCGTGCGCGCGCTGGGTGGACCTAGGCTCCGTGTTACCGCGCTGTACGGCGGGCAGCCCATCGAACGGCAGCTCAGCGCGCTGCGATCCGGCGTTCAGGTGGCCGTGGCCACGCCGGGCCGCCTGCTCGATCACATCTCCCGGGGATCCGTGAAGCTCGACGGCGTACGGTTCCTTGTTCTGGACGAAGCCGACCGGATGCTGGACATGGGCTTCCTGCCCGACGTTGAGGAGATCCTCCGGCGGACGCCGCCGGCGCGCCAGACCGCTCTGTTCTCGGCCACGCTGCCCGACGCGGTGTCCACAATCGCGGCGCGGCACATGCGCAACCCGGCGTGGGTTAGGGTTGCCGCCACGATGCCCACGGTGGATACGGTCACGCAGTACTACCTGGAAGTGGCCGAGCAGGACAAGGTGCGGGCGCTGCGGCTGCTGCTGACCAGCGGCGACGTGCCCTCTGCCCTTGTCTTTCGGCGGACCCGCCGTGGCACCGATCGCCTTGCGAAGATCCTGCGTGAGCGCGGTCAGCCGGTAGAGGTGATCCACGGCGACATGACCCAGGGCGCGCGGGTGCGCGCGCTGACCGCCTTCGCCAAGGGCAAGGCCCAGGTGCTGGTGGCCACCAACGTGGCCGCCCGCGGGCTGGACCTTCCCGACATCTCGCACGTGATTAACTTCGACATGCCCGAGGACGTGGATACCTACATTCACAGGATCGGCCGCACTGCCAGGGCCGGCCGTGCAGGCGAGGCGGTCACCTTTGTAGGTCAGTACGACATGGAAGTGTTCGACCTGCTGAAGCGGCGGATCGGTCCGGCGCTCCAGCCGCACCCGCTGCCGCTGTACCGCTAG
- a CDS encoding SOS response-associated peptidase, which yields MCGRFVRRTPVPAIAEAFGVVRVATGLAPSYNVAPGHYLVVINDEGGRQLVQFRWGLIPSWAKDPAVGNRMINARAETVAEKPAFRSAFRRRRCLIIADGFYEWQKVGPRKRPIYVHLVSGRPFGFAGLYETRISPSGERIGTCTIITTGPNAFMRPIHHRMPVIIPRDQEAMWLDPDFGDEARLLGLLRPYEEEPMEAHEVSTTVNAPANDSPDLIEPLPPPVTGFQQ from the coding sequence ATGTGCGGCCGGTTCGTCCGCAGGACCCCGGTGCCAGCAATCGCGGAGGCGTTCGGAGTGGTGCGCGTGGCCACCGGTCTGGCGCCCAGCTACAACGTGGCGCCCGGGCACTACCTGGTCGTCATCAACGACGAGGGCGGCAGGCAGCTGGTGCAGTTCCGCTGGGGGCTGATCCCTTCGTGGGCGAAGGACCCTGCGGTCGGAAACCGGATGATCAACGCGCGCGCCGAGACGGTGGCCGAGAAGCCCGCCTTCCGGTCGGCGTTCCGCCGGCGCCGGTGTCTGATCATCGCCGACGGCTTCTACGAGTGGCAGAAGGTGGGTCCCCGCAAGCGCCCCATCTATGTGCATCTGGTCTCGGGTCGGCCCTTTGGGTTCGCCGGCCTGTACGAAACCCGGATCTCGCCCTCGGGCGAGCGAATCGGCACGTGCACCATCATCACCACCGGGCCCAACGCCTTCATGCGGCCCATCCACCACCGGATGCCGGTGATCATCCCCCGGGACCAGGAGGCGATGTGGTTGGATCCTGACTTCGGGGACGAAGCCCGGCTGCTGGGCCTGCTCCGTCCCTACGAGGAAGAGCCGATGGAAGCCCATGAGGTCTCGACGACCGTGAACGCGCCGGCCAACGACTCACCCGACCTCATCGAGCCCCTGCCGCCGCCGGTGACAGGTTTCCAACAGTGA
- a CDS encoding restriction endonuclease yields MAIPDYQSIMLPLLTFAGDAKEHTLREAIDNLAAQFNLTLDERRALLPSGQQPIFDNRVGWARTYMKKAGLLEMPRRGHIMITQRGREVLATCPLKIDVAFLEQFPEFQEFRALKREKQQEQPTDETPQELLEQAIQTLQDNLASELLQQIRSGSPRLFERIVIQLLVSMGYGGSLKDAGQAAGRSGDEGIDGIIKEDKLGLDIIYVQAKRWSSTVPRPEIQKFAGALQGQRARKGIFVTTSDFSKDATEYASRIDSKIILIDGEQLARYMIEHNIGVAPVASYAVKRMDSDYFAED; encoded by the coding sequence ATGGCAATCCCTGATTATCAGAGCATCATGCTGCCGCTGCTCACATTCGCCGGTGATGCGAAGGAGCACACTCTGCGCGAGGCAATCGATAATCTGGCTGCTCAATTCAATCTGACTCTCGACGAACGGCGCGCTTTGCTCCCGAGTGGACAGCAGCCGATCTTCGACAATCGGGTCGGCTGGGCCAGGACGTATATGAAGAAGGCCGGATTGCTCGAGATGCCGCGGCGTGGGCATATCATGATAACGCAAAGAGGTCGCGAGGTTCTTGCCACATGCCCATTGAAGATAGATGTTGCATTCCTCGAGCAGTTCCCCGAGTTCCAAGAGTTTCGCGCCTTGAAGCGGGAGAAGCAGCAGGAGCAGCCGACTGACGAGACGCCACAGGAGCTCTTGGAGCAAGCCATTCAAACATTGCAGGACAACCTTGCCAGCGAGTTGCTTCAGCAGATCAGATCTGGTTCCCCCCGCCTGTTCGAGAGGATCGTCATCCAGCTACTAGTTAGCATGGGCTACGGGGGTTCACTGAAGGATGCTGGGCAAGCCGCCGGCAGGTCAGGGGATGAGGGGATTGACGGAATCATCAAGGAGGATAAACTGGGTCTCGACATCATATACGTTCAAGCAAAGCGCTGGTCGAGCACGGTTCCTCGGCCCGAGATTCAGAAGTTTGCCGGCGCTCTTCAGGGTCAGCGTGCCAGGAAAGGGATCTTCGTAACCACCTCAGACTTCTCGAAGGATGCCACGGAGTATGCCTCGCGCATTGACAGCAAGATTATCCTGATCGATGGTGAGCAGCTCGCGCGATATATGATTGAGCACAACATCGGGGTTGCGCCTGTTGCGAGCTATGCAGTGAAGCGCATGGATTCAGACTATTTTGCTGAAGACTAA
- a CDS encoding DUF47 domain-containing protein, giving the protein MPLQLLPREDIFFDLFNQAADNVLQAARQLRDLMDDYRDVEQRAAAIKALEDRGDEITHSIIDRLNRTFVVPLDREDIFDLAKDLDDVLDWIEAASARMAVYRIPRSSGEAREMAHIIVSECEAIVEAVGNLRRLDRIEGPIREINRLENLADHVQREAIARLFTEEADPIEIIKWKEVYETLEEATDRGEHVAHVLQGIHAKNL; this is encoded by the coding sequence ATGCCGCTGCAACTGCTGCCCAGAGAGGATATCTTCTTCGACCTGTTCAACCAGGCGGCCGACAACGTGCTCCAGGCGGCGCGGCAGCTCAGGGACTTGATGGACGACTACCGCGACGTCGAGCAGCGGGCGGCCGCGATCAAGGCCCTGGAGGACCGGGGCGATGAGATTACCCACTCGATTATTGACCGCCTCAATCGCACATTCGTCGTACCCCTGGACCGCGAGGACATATTCGACCTGGCCAAGGATCTCGACGACGTGCTGGACTGGATCGAGGCGGCCTCGGCGCGGATGGCCGTCTACCGAATCCCGCGGTCCAGCGGTGAGGCGCGAGAGATGGCTCACATCATCGTCAGCGAGTGCGAGGCAATCGTCGAAGCCGTGGGCAACCTGCGCCGGCTCGACCGGATCGAGGGGCCCATCCGCGAGATCAACCGCCTGGAGAATCTGGCCGACCACGTACAGCGGGAGGCCATTGCACGACTCTTCACCGAGGAAGCCGATCCCATCGAGATCATCAAATGGAAGGAGGTCTACGAGACCCTGGAGGAAGCCACCGACCGGGGCGAGCACGTCGCGCACGTGCTCCAGGGCATCCATGCGAAGAACCTGTAG
- a CDS encoding uracil phosphoribosyltransferase, protein MPTVHVFDHPLIRHKLTILRDKRTGHKEFRELTEELAALMAYEATRSHPVREIEVETPLATTTGWSIAGQELAVIPILRAGLVMETAITRLIPTARVGHIGMYRDHDTLQPVSYFVKLPADIAEREAMILDPMLATGGSTVEAINTLKAHGCHNIKVMAIISAPEGIKKVQDAHPDVEIYTAEVDSHLNDKGYIVPGLGDAGDRLFGTK, encoded by the coding sequence ATGCCCACCGTGCACGTGTTCGATCACCCGCTGATAAGGCACAAGCTCACGATCCTGCGAGACAAACGCACCGGCCACAAGGAGTTCCGCGAACTCACCGAGGAGCTGGCGGCGCTGATGGCCTATGAGGCGACCCGCTCGCACCCGGTGCGCGAGATCGAGGTCGAGACGCCGCTCGCCACAACCACCGGCTGGTCCATAGCCGGGCAAGAACTGGCGGTGATTCCGATTCTACGAGCCGGGCTGGTGATGGAGACCGCGATTACCCGGCTCATTCCCACCGCGCGGGTCGGACACATAGGCATGTACCGCGACCACGACACCCTGCAGCCGGTCAGCTACTTCGTCAAGCTGCCGGCCGACATCGCCGAGCGGGAGGCGATGATTCTAGATCCCATGCTGGCCACCGGTGGATCAACCGTGGAGGCGATCAACACCCTCAAGGCCCATGGATGCCATAACATCAAGGTGATGGCGATCATCTCCGCGCCCGAAGGGATCAAGAAGGTCCAGGACGCCCACCCGGACGTTGAGATCTACACCGCCGAGGTGGACAGCCACCTCAACGACAAGGGCTACATCGTGCCCGGGTTGGGAGACGCGGGCGATCGCCTGTTCGGGACCAAGTAG
- a CDS encoding dCMP deaminase family protein, whose amino-acid sequence MSRPSWDTYFMRMAQLAASRSTCLRRQVGAVVVKDRMVLSTGYNDTPRGLPNCGDGGCERCASDAPAGTGHDTCLCLHAEQNAIIQAAYHGVAIAGAAIYVTHQPCLTCAKMILNSGLRRVVFAGEYPDQAAHRVLESGGVELVRVV is encoded by the coding sequence ATGAGCAGGCCTTCGTGGGACACCTACTTCATGCGGATGGCCCAACTCGCGGCCAGCCGTTCCACCTGCCTGCGCCGCCAGGTGGGCGCGGTCGTGGTCAAGGATCGGATGGTCCTGTCAACGGGCTACAACGACACTCCCCGGGGCCTGCCCAACTGCGGGGACGGTGGCTGCGAGAGGTGCGCCAGCGATGCGCCTGCTGGCACGGGTCACGACACCTGTTTGTGCCTGCACGCTGAGCAGAACGCCATTATCCAGGCGGCCTACCACGGTGTCGCCATCGCGGGCGCCGCGATCTACGTCACCCACCAGCCGTGCCTGACCTGCGCCAAGATGATCCTCAACTCAGGGTTGCGCCGCGTCGTCTTCGCGGGCGAGTATCCAGATCAGGCGGCGCACCGGGTTCTGGAGTCAGGCGGGGTTGAACTCGTACGCGTAGTGTGA
- a CDS encoding nucleoside deaminase — protein MSISDSTDERFMRLALEEAEKALERGDRPIGAIIVHEGRIVARGSNAFQSASSDVAHAELQAILASASFLKLHGPECTMYTTCEPCPMCIGAIVMANIRNIVFGMLDNYTAGRIALEANPYMKARIHGFDGGCLQEDCVALFRVFSPDEADLCLYGKAGSPSSA, from the coding sequence ATGAGTATCTCTGATTCAACTGACGAGCGCTTCATGCGGCTGGCTCTCGAGGAGGCCGAGAAGGCCCTTGAGCGTGGCGATAGGCCGATCGGCGCCATCATCGTCCACGAAGGGCGGATCGTCGCTCGGGGCTCCAATGCATTCCAGTCGGCCTCAAGCGACGTTGCCCACGCTGAACTTCAAGCGATCCTTGCCTCGGCCAGCTTCCTCAAGCTCCACGGGCCCGAATGCACCATGTACACTACCTGTGAGCCCTGCCCGATGTGCATCGGCGCAATCGTGATGGCCAACATCAGGAACATCGTGTTTGGGATGCTGGATAACTACACCGCGGGCCGCATTGCGCTGGAGGCGAACCCCTACATGAAAGCCAGGATCCACGGATTCGATGGCGGCTGCCTTCAAGAGGATTGCGTGGCCCTCTTCCGGGTCTTCTCCCCGGACGAGGCCGATCTGTGTCTATATGGCAAGGCGGGTAGTCCGTCATCCGCCTAA
- a CDS encoding type II toxin-antitoxin system HicB family antitoxin, which yields MKYKVVLRESEEGFSVSCPGLPGCWSQGKTEEEALNNIQDAIREYLEARDASLRDERTREVEVLV from the coding sequence GTGAAGTACAAGGTTGTCCTGAGGGAATCAGAAGAGGGTTTCAGCGTTTCCTGTCCAGGCCTGCCCGGGTGCTGGTCACAGGGGAAGACCGAGGAGGAGGCCCTGAACAACATTCAGGACGCGATTCGCGAGTACCTCGAAGCTCGGGACGCATCTTTGAGAGACGAGAGGACTCGGGAGGTCGAGGTCCTCGTCTGA
- a CDS encoding type II toxin-antitoxin system HicA family toxin has translation MPKLAGVNHPDAVRAFEKAGFRIVRQGKHVVMSDGTRIITIPRHAPVNAYTMGGLIVDAGLTIEEFKRLLR, from the coding sequence TTGCCCAAACTCGCTGGCGTCAACCACCCCGATGCAGTCCGGGCCTTTGAGAAGGCGGGGTTCCGCATTGTTCGCCAGGGGAAACACGTCGTGATGTCAGACGGGACACGCATTATCACAATCCCGCGGCATGCCCCGGTCAACGCGTACACGATGGGTGGCCTTATAGTCGACGCAGGCCTCACAATTGAGGAGTTCAAGAGGCTACTTCGATGA
- a CDS encoding inorganic diphosphatase, with translation MTERAVTVLAHVEVPRGSRNKYELDPVRGGIRLDRVLYSPLHYPADYGFIVDTLADDGDHLDVLIFTYEPTFPGCLVEVRPIGVLDMHDEKGHDQKVLAVPVGDPRFDGVTELEHVPPHFLKEVQHFFTVYKTLEQKPVEIRGWAGAVEARRLVGEAQLSFANAHGPTR, from the coding sequence ATGACCGAACGAGCCGTGACCGTGCTGGCCCATGTCGAGGTTCCGCGCGGCAGCCGAAACAAGTACGAACTGGACCCTGTCCGCGGCGGGATCCGGCTCGACCGGGTGCTCTACTCGCCGCTGCACTACCCGGCCGACTACGGGTTCATAGTGGACACCCTGGCCGACGACGGCGACCACCTGGACGTGCTGATCTTCACCTACGAGCCCACGTTCCCTGGCTGCCTGGTGGAGGTGCGCCCCATCGGCGTGCTGGACATGCACGACGAGAAGGGGCACGACCAGAAGGTGCTTGCCGTGCCCGTGGGCGATCCGCGCTTCGACGGCGTGACCGAACTGGAGCACGTGCCACCGCACTTCCTCAAGGAGGTGCAGCACTTCTTCACGGTCTACAAGACGCTCGAGCAGAAGCCAGTCGAGATTCGCGGCTGGGCCGGCGCCGTTGAGGCCCGACGCCTGGTGGGTGAGGCCCAGCTATCCTTCGCCAACGCGCACGGCCCGACGCGCTGA
- the glnA gene encoding type I glutamate--ammonia ligase: MTKEQVLEQAREWGVRFVRLQFTDILGTLKNVEIPVEQLERALDNEILFDGSSIEGFVRIEESDMYLIPDRATFALFPWKNREGATARLICDIYTAEREPFAGDPRSVLRRVIAAAARSGFSMMAGPECEFFLFPTDADGQPRLATHDRAGYFDMAPVDKGEEARADMVTALSAMGFEVEAGHHEVAHGQHEIDFKYADALRAADNIATFRLVVRTIARRHGLHATFMPKPIAGIAGSGMHTHQSLYRNRTNAFYDPEGTHQLSATCLQYIAGLLTHARGMCAVTNPLVNSYKRLVPGYEAPVYIAWAERNRSPLVRVPVSRGDGTRIELRMPDPSCNPYLAMAVMLAAGLDGIARGLDAGPPLNRNIYAMTEDELDQLGIRVLPRNLNEAVGEFLADELICDTLGSHIVDHLTRAKRLEWREYVTRVHPWEVDCYLTAF; encoded by the coding sequence ATGACGAAGGAACAGGTTCTTGAGCAGGCCCGCGAGTGGGGTGTCAGGTTTGTCCGTCTGCAGTTCACGGACATCCTTGGCACCCTCAAGAACGTGGAGATCCCGGTAGAGCAGCTCGAGAGGGCGCTCGACAACGAGATCCTGTTTGATGGCTCCTCAATCGAGGGCTTCGTGCGCATCGAAGAGTCGGACATGTATCTCATACCGGATCGCGCGACCTTCGCGCTCTTCCCATGGAAGAACCGGGAAGGGGCCACGGCGCGCCTGATCTGCGATATCTATACCGCCGAGAGGGAACCGTTCGCCGGCGATCCCCGCTCTGTGCTGCGCCGCGTCATCGCCGCTGCCGCGCGCAGCGGGTTCAGCATGATGGCCGGGCCGGAGTGCGAGTTCTTTCTCTTTCCCACGGACGCCGACGGTCAGCCCAGGCTGGCGACGCACGACCGGGCCGGCTACTTTGACATGGCGCCGGTAGACAAGGGTGAAGAAGCGCGGGCCGACATGGTGACCGCGCTCTCCGCCATGGGCTTCGAGGTCGAGGCCGGTCACCACGAGGTGGCCCATGGCCAGCACGAGATTGACTTCAAGTACGCCGACGCGCTGCGCGCGGCCGACAACATAGCCACGTTCCGTCTGGTTGTGCGGACGATCGCCAGGCGCCACGGGCTGCACGCGACCTTCATGCCGAAGCCCATTGCCGGCATCGCCGGGTCGGGGATGCACACCCACCAGTCGCTGTACCGCAACAGGACGAACGCCTTCTACGACCCCGAGGGCACCCACCAGCTCAGCGCAACATGCCTGCAATACATCGCCGGGCTGCTGACCCACGCGCGGGGCATGTGCGCGGTGACCAACCCCCTGGTCAACTCCTACAAGCGCCTGGTGCCAGGGTACGAGGCGCCGGTCTACATCGCCTGGGCAGAGCGCAACCGGTCGCCGTTGGTGCGCGTCCCGGTGTCGCGCGGGGATGGCACGCGCATAGAGCTGCGCATGCCGGATCCCTCCTGCAACCCGTACCTGGCCATGGCGGTGATGCTGGCCGCCGGCCTCGACGGCATCGCCAGGGGACTGGACGCCGGCCCGCCGCTCAACCGGAACATCTACGCTATGACCGAAGACGAGCTGGACCAGTTGGGAATCCGGGTGCTTCCCCGGAACCTCAACGAGGCGGTGGGAGAGTTCCTGGCCGACGAGCTCATCTGCGATACGCTCGGCAGCCACATTGTAGACCACCTGACGCGGGCCAAGCGATTGGAGTGGCGGGAGTACGTCACCCGCGTGCACCCCTGGGAGGTTGACTGCTACCTTACGGCCTTCTAG